The following DNA comes from Neofelis nebulosa isolate mNeoNeb1 chromosome 3, mNeoNeb1.pri, whole genome shotgun sequence.
TAGTTGAAGTCAGAGATACTAATGGTTTCACAATTCAAGAAGGCAATGGCCAAGTATTTTTAGgttgttttacatttattgactgggaataatttttttttaggaaaaaaatctgataactttattctttcaccaatatgTCTTATGTCCCGTATTCTTTTCAGTGATGATAATTTTTAATCTCATTCTCACAGTCATGAAACATTTAATATTATCATAATTTCAGATAACAATGTCTGATACTCTTAGGGAAGATATAAAAGTAATTTAGAAACTGTAATTTGGACGTTTATAGccaaaattctttttaagcagtattctaagaatttttttaatcacatgtatatttttagaaattttgttttgtctcttattttGCTGAGGTTATTGTTAATTAATTTTATCAGGTGATGTTTAAAAGTGTGCTGCCCGtgtaaatattcaaaatgtgaAACTCAGTAACGGCTTTTGAAGATGTTCTTGATTTGATGGTTTTTAATATATCtcccatggatttttttttttttttttattacactgGTGTTTATATCTTGTGAAGGTGGCAAAAACAGAGTGTGTTTTCTTGATGATGAAATGATAGTACCGCTTGGCACAATGCGAGCCACGGGAGACTTGGTGATGGTGAAAGATGGAGAGATGTTTTTCCTGGGACGAAAGGACAGTCAGATCAAACGATATGGCAAACGTCTTAACATTGAATTTGTGCAACAAGTAAgactatttaaatattaaatatctactAACATATGTAGGTATTAAAGGTAGCCACCACCAATTTTCTGTACTGGGGTTCTCTATTAGTATTATTTAAACCTAAGATTTTTGTATTAATAATGAATTGCAATAAAAGATATGACTAATTCAGTGTGGCCCTTCAGCATAAAGAGatggttgttttttaaataagtgacaGAGTGGATTTTAACAACTGAAAATAATGGTTTACTTTGCTCTGGGAgctattattttgaaaaacattaagaACCCAGTGTGCTGGCTACAGTAACAGtaataatcaattttttaaaaatctctagctATTTTACAGTTTAATTTGTGTTGATTTCAGACATAAGAAGTTTGAGCATTTAGGAAGTTTGCTTTTAAATGTCCTCTGACAAATTGGGATAATCTCTCTCATAGGTTGCTGAAGGACTTCAGCAAGTAGAGTCCTGTGCAGTTACATGGTATAatcaggaaaaattaattctgttCATGGTGTCCAAAAATGATGTAGTAAAGGAATACATCTTTAAAGAACTGCAGGAACATCTTCCAAGCCATGCCATCCCGGATGAACTTGTGTTGATTGATTCTCTACCATTTACATCTCATGGTAAAATCATTTGAAGCAGATGTGTTTCAGCGCCAAGTGAATACTAATTGTATTCATAACTAGTTTAAAGGCTTCTTAATTCTTATTCTAAGTAATACTGGCATATGTTGAGGTAGACCCTCTGTTAAGTACTTTGTATAATTAACCCACTTTATTTATCTCTAGAAAATCCTGGGAGTAGGttgtattattcccatttacagataaggaaaataaggcttaaagaggttaagtaattttgaCAAAATTATATTGCTGGTTAGTGGTAGAATTGAAATTGTAAGACTGATTTCAGAACATATGCTCCTAATGACCACATTGCCTTTCCAATTTCATCTTTATCTAATATTTACATCAAAACGCAGTAATTGCTCAGTTGGTAGGACCATTTCTTTAACTCTTTAAGATAAACACTagctcctcctttcttcttttcttatctgtTACCTACTACATTTTTTGTAGCATGGGACTGCTTTCTTTAGAACTGATTTTCCTATCACAAACTATTCTATAGGAATTCTAACTTTTACAGtgaaaaatgtatgtattcttCTTATAACTAATGAAGATAGTAGAAAGGGTTTgtgctgaaattttaaaattatttctcttttaaggcAAAATTGATGTTTCTGAGTTAAACAAGATATATTTAAACTATATAAACTTGAAGTCTGAGTGTAAACTCAATGGAAAAGAGGAACTTTGGGAAAAATTACAGCATTTGTGGAAGgtacaactttttaatttttttaatgtttattttttaattttctttaatgtttatttatttttgagagacagagacagcataagcaggggaggggcagagagagagggagacacagaattggaagcaggctccaggctctgagctgtcagcacagagcctgacacgaggctcaaactcatgagctgtgtgatcatgacctgagccgaaattggccatttaacctactgagccacccaggcaccccttaaatgtttatttttgagagagtgcacgtgctTATGCGTGAATGCGcttgaacaggagaggggcagagagagagagggagacagaggatccaaaggggctccatgcagagagcctgatgcggggcttgaactcacgaactatgagatcataacctgagctaaagtcagatgcttaaccaactgagctacccatgctCCCCATGGTTCAATTTTTAAGatacaaatttgtttttctgaagaGGTCATGTTATATTTTTTGGGAATGTTAGCATCCTAGTAAGTGTGATAAACTTTTCTAAGAATTATTATTAATGCCCAAATGTTAAGTAATATACTTTTGTTTattcaatttatattaaattaagaGTTCTCTAGGTTAATATCAAGCCTCCCTCGCCATAAAGAAATTTATTGGAAGTGAGGTAGACACAAAGGCACAGGAAGACAAGACCTATCTTGACATAACTTTTCCCTAATGGGGCAGTGGGAGTGCAGTGCTTGTCAGAGTTGAGAAAATGGCCAAATCTTGGTATAGTACAATCTGTGGCATAAGGACTTATATCCTTATTCTGGAAGAACTAGCAGTAACAACACGTATGTTTCTGCTTAATGGAATTTGtatatacagatcttcctcaacttatgaTGGAGTTACATGGTGATAAACCTAGTGTAGGTTGAAATTTTCCTAagtcaaaatgcatttaatacacctaccGAACATCATAGCTTAGTCTAGCCTACCTTAagtgtgctcagaacacttacattagcctacaggtGGACAACATCTGACACAAAGCCCTGTGAATAATAAATTGTTGAATATCTTACATGTAAGTTATTGAATactatactgaaagtgaaaaacagaatagttGTGTGGGTACAGAATAGTTCTAAGCATATCAGTTGTTTTGTGATCACATGGCTGACTGGAAGTTGTGGCTCTTAGCTGCTGCCCAGCATCATGAGATAATGCATGTCGCTTGACTGGGAAAAGATCAGAATTTGAAGTACAGTTTCCCTTGAATGTATATTGTTTTTGCATCATTGTAAAGTTAAGATATCTTAAATCATTGTAAGTTgggggttctgtgtgtgtgtgtgtgtgtgtgtgaaacaatttaaatttattttgaaatatatgtgtatatgtatatatatgtatatatgtatatatatgtatatacatatatattacattgcaatttaaatttattttgaaatatatgtatatatgtgtatatatgtatatacatatatttatatatattacaaccATAGGTCAGTACAGTTTTTCTTACAAATGTGGAGTTTTCTGAAGGGTTCTGAAAagagtatataattatatagttttgtttgaaaataaaggATATTCTGATAAAACTCTTATCTGCTTCATTTTTAgattcttagaaaataatttcaatttataTGAAGCAAATGAAGACAAAGATTGTTcccatattatataaatattagataTTAGTATCTCGTGGACTTTATAATTAATAAGTCATGTTTTTATAATTCTAGGCCCTATTTTATGGGTGGGGAAATCACTCTAAAGGGAAATATAATTTGCAGTTTTATAGTGAGTTTGTGATAAAATTGGTTGCATGGTGATTGTTCCCtttactataaagaaaataattttaaaatttaattattaaaaatatttgttttgtgtgtcttTTGTTCATATCATTAATGTAAGTACTATCCTTTATATATTACCTATAAATTGGTTGAATGTTTTGGTTTTAGGTCTTTACCacatttctcccttttctcctctatAGTCTATTCTGAGTCTCTCAGAACATCCTTTGAAGGTTCCTGATGAGTCACTCTTCCTAAATAGTGGTGGAGATTCCTTAAAGTCTATACGGCTCCTCAATGAGATTGAAAAACTAGTTGGCACATCAATACCTGGGCTTCTGGAAATTATTCTTAGCAGTTCCATTTTAGAGATTTACAATCACGTCCTTCAAACGGTGTTTCCAGATGAAGATCTGCTGTATAGCAAGAATTATgccatgaaaagaaaattcagcgATATTAATCAAGAGGAAATCAGTGGAAAATCTTTACCTCAGAAATCTGTCCTGACTTTAAGTTGTGACAGTGAGCTAGCTGCTTTTATTGCAGTGAGCAGAGGGAGTCAGATTTTGTCTCTGAATTCGGAGTTTTTAACTAAGTTAGGACTTGGCTCTTCAGCCCGTTCTTCCGATTTAATTTCACAGACTAACATTCAGAATGTGACAAGCCTAAATCCTTCAGCTCTTACTGGGAAGTCAAAAGATCCATCCTGTGTTGCAGAAGTTTCTCACGAGGGAACATCTGTGATAGAAGCCAAGAAAATGGAGCTTCATGTGAGGTGGAGGACGGACACAGGCAAATGTGTGGATGCTTCCCCTCTGGTTGTCATGTCCACTGCTGCTAAGTCCTCTGTAACTGTGTACATTGGCTCCCATTCCCACAGAATGATGGCAGTTGACCTTTACTCTGGGAAGGTGAAATGGGAACAGATTTTGGGAGGTCGAATTGAATCCTCAGCATGTGTATCTAAGTGTGGAAACTTTATTGTAGTGGGTAAGTTTCCATATGATAATGCTAGTAGGAgcaagttaaatttaaaaatctatgtatgGTAGCTTTGGTTGTTGTCAATTATGGTTACCCACATGCTAATTCACAGTGTGGGTCTTGGGTCATAGTCTCTGGATTTGAACCTAGCTCTAAAACTACTATCAGCTTTGTGAACTTTGACAAGTTGCTGGACCTTTTAGGACCTTAGTGTTCTTATGACCTTTAGGATTTAGTGTTCttagttttataataaataaaacctgttGCATCATAAATTGTCCCCAAACTTAATGGTTTAGGGTAGCAaatatctcacagtttctgaggtCAGGAATTTAGGAGTAGCTTAGCTGGGAGTCCTGGCTCAGGGTTTCCCATGTGGCTGCAgccatctgaaggcttgactgggctGAAAAATCTTCCAAGACAGCTATCTCATACTGCTGCTGGCAGAAGGCTTCAGTTCTTGGCCGGTTCGTGGCAGGAAGCTTCTGTTCTTGTCACATGGACCTCTGTGTAGGCTGCTTGAGTGCTCTCACAACCTGGCAGCTGACTTCCCTcagactgagtgggggaggggggccggtggggaggggcggagcaAGGCAGTACTTTTAGGACCTCGTTTCCAAAGTTGCATACGATCATTTTTGCTTGTGTTCATTAGAAGCACATCATTAAGCCTGGCCTatactcaaggggaggggaattTAGGCTCCATCTCTTGAAAGTAAAAGTGTCAGAGAATTTGTGGACAGATTTTAAAACCACTACAATCATCAtagagcttttgtttgtttgtttttattttaattccagtgtggctaacacagtgttatattagtttcaggtgtacaatagagtaattcaacaattttatatgtTACTTAGTATTcgtcataagtgtactcttaatccccatcccctattttacccatccccccacccagctcccctctggtgaccatcagtttgttctctctagttaagtatctgtttcttggtttgtctcttttttccagtttgctcatttgttttgcttcttaaattccacatacatcATAGAGCTTTTGAGAGGATTGAGATAATTGCTTATAAATCCTTTAGTACATTGCTAGGTACAGACTGAGGGCTCATTAAATGTTGTTAGCTACTAGCTGCTAATCATTTTCATTAAAGTATAAGTGACTTTTACTTTACTAAATATGGGGTCCAGGTGTAATGCCTCTCCTTGACTACCATTGTCTTTACTCCCCCTACTACTTTATATGCTTGTGGAATCTTGTGCTGAGTGCTTAGGAATATGCCTCCCTACTTGTGCTATCCTAGCTAGGATCTACTTGAATCTGAGTTTGATCCTTCCCTTTTGCCcacatacattttgaaaatatgctaCCGGGAACTTTCAGTTATATATGTGAATGAGCATGAATAATTTCCATCCATGAAAGTCAGCTTGTTGAAGTTACTGTTTGCATCCCAAGTTTCTAGACTCAAAGCCTGGGACACATGGGGGTctagacatttttaaattaagatctaATTTATATACAGGAAAACTTGCCCTCTTTAGTTTACAGTTctgtgttttgacaaatgtgtactGTCATGTAACCACTACCAAATGAAGAGTTCATTACTCAAAAGGTCTGTGTCACTTGTaggcttcccttcccctacccctacccctaaccccaggcaaccactgatctgtttctGTCCCActagttttacattttctaatttttgcttttgagtcTGGATTCTCCTACTTAGCATGTGTTTGAGATTCATCCTTATTATTGAATGTatccagtttctttttattgctgaatattcTGTTGTCTGGACAAATCATACTCTATTCACATTTGGGTCGTTTCCAGTTTTTCACAATTACAAATAAGACTGATATAAGCATTTGTAAGCAGGATATTGTATGaatataagtttttaatttcacttgGGTCAGTACCTAGGAGGGGGAGATTATGCAGTAAGTATAgctttaactttgtaagaaattgccaaaataTTTTCCTGGTGACTGAGCCATTTTGCCTTCCCACCACCAGTGTATGAGAGGTCCAGCTGTTCCACATCCGTGCTAGTGCTTGGTATTGTCagtttgaaaatctttttattttagccagtcAGATTGTTATGGTGTAGTATTTcattatggctttattttttattttagagagagtgagcaggggagaggggcagagggagagagagagagagcatcttaaggaggctccatgctcagtgcagaatcagatgtggggctcaatcccatgactctgggatcatgacttgagctgcaatcaaaagtcagacattcattatggttttttgtttctttgtttagattgttaagtttatttattttgagagagagggagagggagagagggaatcccaagcaggcttcacattgacAGTGcacagctcaaacccacaaactgtgagatcatgacctgagccaaagtcagacacttaactgagttaaaactgtggttttaatttgcatttccctagtgactaatgacgtattttttatgaatttatttgccatctgtatatcttttatgacttttcagattttttgcccattttttaagctgttatatttgttttcttgttgggATCTGAGAAtattatgtattctggatacaagccCCTTATCTATAAGTGTTTTGCATGTTTTCTCCTAggctgtggctttttttttctttctttcattaacataatgtcttttgaagagaagttcttaattttaatgaagtccagtttatcatttattttcttttctggatcatgcttttggtgtcctagCCAAGAACGTTTTGCctgacccaaggtcacaaagattttcttctggaaatgaaCTGAAGGAAATTTTTCATTACCCAACTGAGTCCTGGGGTACTTCACTGTGTAGGACATTTTTCTTCACCATAACTAAGAAGGCCACTTTCTTGCTACTAAGTAGTAACTGCTAGAAAGAAAACAGCACTGCAGTTACTCTGGAATTGGGCCTCAAATGAGCAGCAGTGGTTATATGGATAGGCAGAGTCATGTAAAGAGTGGTGGACCAGTGCCCAAAATCAGCTTGCCCTGATTTACATCCACTGCAGGGAACTTGAGTGATCTTCACTCTGTAGGTTTTGACCACGCCTACTGTCGCCTGAGTTATTCTGGCTACACCAAGTCAGGAACTCCTGTCCTAGCTTCTCACCTGTTGTAGCAGTTTGGGAAAAGCAGTCTGCTATAGTAGTTAAGTGCATAGGCTCTGAAGCTGGACTTCttagattcaaatcctggctcaccCACATGTCAGCTGAGTAGTTTTACCCTAGTAAAACTGTCTGTGCTTCCTTTTGTCATCTGTAAACTGCAGATATAACACTTCACAAGGtaaaagctcaataaatgttagctattgttaatGTTAGCATTTCTTGAACACCTGTGCACTGGGTAttcatattatctttttaaaaaatattttatttatttatcttgagaaagacagagcaagtggaggagaggcagagatggagagagaaaggatcccaagctggctgtgcatcatcagcacagagcccaatatggggcccaatgcagagcccgacactcacgaaccatgagatcatgacctgagccaaaatcaagagttggatgctcaaccaactaagccatgcaggcaccctttAATCCATGTTATCTTAATTATTACAATAACACTAGAGTAGATGTGTCCACATGCAGGAAAAAATCTGAGGCTCAGCGATGCTGGGTAATTTGCCCAATGATGGCCATGAAGAGATTTGATTCCAGGTCTGTCAAAATCTCTCTTCTGCACTGTGCTTCATTGTTTTCTCAGTAGTGAAGCACTTTATggtactttaaaaacaaaatgaggtataCCTACTAGTAGGTATTTTTACAAGTgatttctgtttggttttctgttttacatTGCTGAAGTTTAAACCTGAGCTGAACATAGTAGTACACATAAAGAgcatcaaatataaataaatggtcatGGTTTAGGCTAAAGAATTATTCTCTGGTGATGTATCTAAatctcttttgtattttgtttcccAACAGGCTGTTATAATGGGTTAGTTTATGTTCTGAAAAGTAATAGTGGAGAAGAATACTGGATGTTTACTACCAAGGATGCTGTCAAAAGCTCAGCAACCATGGATCCAACCACAGGACTCCTTTACATTGGATCTCATGACCAGCATGCATATGCTTTAGATATTTATGTGAGAAACCTCATCAGTTTCTTATAAGCTTAGAAGAGTAGGACACTGTCAAGTGCTCTTGACTAAGGCGGGGCCGGTATTCACTCTTCCCTAAGTTTAGCATTGCGGTCTGGGAAGAATGAGTTAATTAACAGTCTTAGTATCTTAAGACATTTTTAACATCCTTACCAGATTTTCACAAATAAATTTGTTACTCAGAGTTTTTAAATCTAAAGAGCTTAGAATTACCATCTTGACAATATAAAGaatcacaaagggaaaaatatcaaTAAGACCTGATAAGTTGGGGAAAACCATTTGAAGCAAATGTGACAGAGTTAAGATTCATTTATAAGAATAAATGGAAGAACAAACACAAATTATAAACACccagatagaaaaataaacaaggaatataaacataaaagacTCCAAAGAAGAAGTGTCtagtaaatgtatttaaatgtttcctATCTTTAGCAATCAAAGGATTGAAAATTTAAACTACATAATAGATAACCAGATAGTATTAGACCAGAATATGTTAAATgctggtgaggggtggggggtgcattGTAACTAGTGAAGTCTCTGAAGAAAACAGTTGGGCCACAGCTAACTTTCATATCCTTTGATTCAGTAAAATTCTTCTTCTAGGATTCTATCCTGCCAAAGTAATCAGAAACATGGACAGTTATGTGCACCGAGATGTCTATTACTAGGTTTTGTTTATGATACCATGAAATTAGTTTGAAACAAGTTTCAGTGATAAGgtagagaaataattttatgttcaGATGAGATATTATGCATTAAAGTAATAGAGTTTTACCAAGTAAATGAGCTAAATTAGATGCCAGTATATATTCAGAATGATCTCAACTATATTAAACTATTGTATGTCCCAAAAAGATCAAAAGGGAAaatgctgaaatatttacagtGGTTCTCTCTGGGTGGTCTTTGTAATCTTTATACTAACTTGAATCTCTACAGTGAGACTGTATTACTTTTAtactaagaataaaaatttacattaattaaATAGAGGTGATATGAGAAATCAGATATGTAGATTTGTTAACCACCAGCAGAAAccaattaatttgtttttttatttgcagAAAAAGAAGTGTGTTTGGAAGTTAAAATGTGGAGGAACTGTCTTTTCATCCCCTTGTTTGAGCCTGATACCACATCATTTATATGTGGCTACACTGGGAGGCCTGTTACTGGCTATAAATCCTGTAGgcataaaataacatatattgattttattatttgtcttgaatgttttatttttgctttgaattctgaaaaattgaagtatttaaaaaaaattttaagtttattaatttattttgagagagacagagaccctgtgagtgggggaggggcagagagaaggagaccgagaatccctatcaggctccacactgccagtgcagagcccagtgcggggcccgaacccatgaaaccgtgagatgttgacttgagccaaaaccaagagtcagatgcttaactgactgagccacccaggtgccccctaaagtAGTTTTTAATTAACTATAGTCCAGCTTTCACTGGACCAGAACTCCTTAAAAATGATTGATATGAAGATAGAAGTTCTATGTATgtctttgatctgtttttttaaattggtagAATTTTCTCAGTCATATTAAAACTTAGAATAGTTTAAGGATAGATCTTATGTTCTAATTATATCCTGGTTTTATTGTACGTTTTTATCTCACCTCTTATAAAGAGCACTGATTAATTTTATagctgtgtatatatgtatgctaGCTTCATTTATGATATCAGCATGTCATTATAGCACTTTCTGATGTTTATAGCTTTGCCCCTGGGAGATTTTATGAGTTTGTTTCATAAAGGGTAATTGATtagtaatataatttaaatgctGTGAATTGCTTTTGCTCATGGCAGGCCACTGGGAACACAGTTTGGAAACATTCCTGTGGAAAACCACTCTTTTCTTCTCCACGGTGTTGCCTACAGTATATTTGTATTGGGTGTGTAGATGGAAATTTACTCTGCTTTACTCACTTTGGAGAACAGGTAAAAAATTTCTGGTTCCATTTTACATTATCTTTCTCAAAGTCATAATAGTTGGTGACAACTGAAGTAAAATTGTAAACATCGTTTAAGTCATTGTATTGAAAACTAGTTTGATTTTAATTGTCAAGCCACAGGTTTCTTAATTTTGGAATGAGAGTATAGTAGATTGAAAAGATTCAAACACTGTTTTATTTGTGccctcccccaattttttttgaagtttatttattttgacagagaaggtggggtagggagggagagaaagaatgctaagcaggttctgtgctggtagcacagagctggatgcagggcttgaacttatgaacctgACCTGATCATGAGCTGAGATacagttagacacttaaccaactgagccatccaggcaccctgccctcccccaattttaaaaacttgaccagttttggggcgtctgggtggctcagtcagttgagcgtccgactttggctcaggtcatgatcttatagttcatgagttcaagcgccctgttgggctctgtgctgacagctcagagcctggtacctgccttggattctctctctctctctctctctctgtccctcccccactcatgctttgtctatcaaaaataaacattaaacaaagaaaaactttacCAGTTTTTAggcaattttattataatttctattgaggttttgaacatttatttatttattttgagagagaaagagagagcatgaatgggttaagggcagacagagagagatggaatcccaggcaggctccgtgctgccagcacagagcctgatgtggggctcgaactcacaaaactgaaatcatgacctgagccgaaatcaagaatctcacacatttaaccgactgagccaccgcgGCACCTCAAGGTTTGAACATTTAAAGATGCCCCTGCTTTTTCTATGAAAACCAAAATAGGTGGCATAACCCAAACTGCATTGTATGAAGTGCCATCTTCAACTTCATGACTGGCAGGGTAGGCTTCTTCTGCA
Coding sequences within:
- the AASDH gene encoding beta-alanine-activating enzyme isoform X5; translation: MYIAKHPTFSATPTLLRRFGSQLIKSTVLSASTSLRVLALGGEAFPSLAVLKSWRGVGNKTQIFNIYGITEVSSWATFYKIPEKFLNSTLKCELPVPLGFPLLGTVVEVRDTNGFTIQEGNGQVFLGGKNRVCFLDDEMIVPLGTMRATGDLVMVKDGEMFFLGRKDSQIKRYGKRLNIEFVQQVAEGLQQVESCAVTWYNQEKLILFMVSKNDVVKEYIFKELQEHLPSHAIPDELVLIDSLPFTSHGKIDVSELNKIYLNYINLKSECKLNGKEELWEKLQHLWKSILSLSEHPLKVPDESLFLNSGGDSLKSIRLLNEIEKLVGTSIPGLLEIILSSSILEIYNHVLQTVFPDEDLLYSKNYAMKRKFSDINQEEISGKSLPQKSVLTLSCDSELAAFIAVSRGSQILSLNSEFLTKLGLGSSARSSDLISQTNIQNVTSLNPSALTGKSKDPSCVAEVSHEGTSVIEAKKMELHVRWRTDTGKCVDASPLVVMSTAAKSSVTVYIGSHSHRMMAVDLYSGKVKWEQILGGRIESSACVSKCGNFIVVGCYNGLVYVLKSNSGEEYWMFTTKDAVKSSATMDPTTGLLYIGSHDQHAYALDIYKKKCVWKLKCGGTVFSSPCLSLIPHHLYVATLGGLLLAINPATGNTVWKHSCGKPLFSSPRCCLQYICIGCVDGNLLCFTHFGEQVWQFSTSEPIFSSPCTSASEQEIFFGSHDCFIYCCNMKGHLQWKFETTSQVYATPFAFCYQDCSNEMLLAAASTDGKLWILESKSGRLQSVYELPGQVFSSPVVWESMLLIGCRNNYVYCLDLLGGHQI
- the AASDH gene encoding beta-alanine-activating enzyme isoform X4, translating into MLLFEITQEDVLFLASPLTFDPSVVEIFVALSSGACLLIVPASVKVLPSKLAAVLFSHHRVTILQATPTLLRRFGSQLIKSTVLSASTSLRVLALGGEAFPSLAVLKSWRGVGNKTQIFNIYGITEVSSWATFYKIPEKFLNSTLKCELPVPLGFPLLGTVVEVRDTNGFTIQEGNGQVFLGGKNRVCFLDDEMIVPLGTMRATGDLVMVKDGEMFFLGRKDSQIKRYGKRLNIEFVQQVAEGLQQVESCAVTWYNQEKLILFMVSKNDVVKEYIFKELQEHLPSHAIPDELVLIDSLPFTSHGKIDVSELNKIYLNYINLKSECKLNGKEELWEKLQHLWKSILSLSEHPLKVPDESLFLNSGGDSLKSIRLLNEIEKLVGTSIPGLLEIILSSSILEIYNHVLQTVFPDEDLLYSKNYAMKRKFSDINQEEISGKSLPQKSVLTLSCDSELAAFIAVSRGSQILSLNSEFLTKLGLGSSARSSDLISQTNIQNVTSLNPSALTGKSKDPSCVAEVSHEGTSVIEAKKMELHVRWRTDTGKCVDASPLVVMSTAAKSSVTVYIGSHSHRMMAVDLYSGKVKWEQILGGRIESSACVSKCGNFIVVGCYNGLVYVLKSNSGEEYWMFTTKDAVKSSATMDPTTGLLYIGSHDQHAYALDIYKKKCVWKLKCGGTVFSSPCLSLIPHHLYVATLGGLLLAINPATGNTVWKHSCGKPLFSSPRCCLQYICIGCVDGNLLCFTHFGEQVWQFSTSEPIFSSPCTSASEQEIFFGSHDCFIYCCNMKGHLQWKFETTSQVYATPFAFCYQDCSNEMLLAAASTDGKLWILESKSGRLQSVYELPGQVFSSPVVWESMLLIGCRNNYVYCLDLLGGHQI